In one bacterium genomic region, the following are encoded:
- a CDS encoding 4Fe-4S dicluster domain-containing protein translates to METYFLPEERFFPFVLRLTEENDVFGQSKRHIRKFRLEAKEPPIFDGFRAVEPMKHFFMQAKEMVAKFGEPLEKEISPQVIIGARRCDLQALKIYDRVFLEGEVIDPFYKERREKTTIISVDCEEPTETCFCNIMGLEPWSDKDSDINLTPIKKGYIVDIITEKGNLIFGSSKDWLQTVDENDLDQRAEKRQKATELLGKINSEYSNIKLDKALDTEKMAAKKGEPMNCVECCACLMICPTCYCYLLYDEPTKEKMRVWDACYYPAYARVGGGANPRPDVMERFKNRFACKFEYSPKNHNLFACTGCGRCISGCMAKIDIKKVLAQLVNATSQKEEI, encoded by the coding sequence ATGGAAACTTATTTTTTACCTGAGGAACGATTTTTCCCATTCGTATTGAGGCTTACTGAAGAGAACGATGTTTTTGGACAGTCAAAAAGACATATACGTAAATTCAGATTGGAAGCCAAAGAACCGCCTATATTTGATGGGTTCCGCGCAGTAGAGCCTATGAAGCACTTTTTTATGCAAGCTAAAGAAATGGTCGCTAAGTTCGGGGAACCACTTGAAAAAGAAATTTCTCCGCAGGTGATTATAGGTGCGAGAAGATGTGATTTGCAGGCGTTGAAAATTTATGACAGGGTGTTCCTTGAAGGCGAAGTCATTGACCCGTTTTATAAAGAGAGGCGAGAAAAGACTACTATAATTTCGGTAGATTGCGAGGAACCGACAGAAACTTGTTTTTGCAACATAATGGGTTTAGAACCGTGGAGCGACAAGGATAGCGATATTAATTTAACGCCGATTAAAAAAGGGTATATTGTTGATATCATAACGGAAAAAGGGAATTTAATTTTTGGAAGCAGCAAAGATTGGTTGCAAACGGTGGACGAAAACGATTTGGACCAGCGTGCGGAGAAGAGACAAAAAGCAACGGAATTACTTGGAAAAATAAATTCCGAGTACAGTAATATAAAGCTGGACAAAGCTCTGGATACGGAAAAAATGGCGGCAAAAAAAGGTGAGCCGATGAACTGCGTGGAATGTTGCGCGTGTCTGATGATTTGCCCTACCTGTTATTGTTATTTGCTTTATGACGAACCGACAAAAGAAAAAATGAGAGTCTGGGATGCGTGCTATTATCCGGCTTATGCAAGAGTCGGCGGAGGCGCAAACCCGAGACCTGATGTGATGGAAAGATTTAAAAATAGATTTGCGTGCAAGTTTGAGTATTCACCGAAAAATCATAATTTGTTTGCGTGTACGGGTTGCGGAAGATGTATCAGCGGGTGTATGGCTAAAATAGATATCAAAAAAGTGTTGGCACAGTTGGTGAATGCAACTTCGCAAAAAGAAGAAATATGA
- a CDS encoding FAD/NAD(P)-binding protein, translating to MKTPYEVNTTKLISVVDESSTIRTFRLEPKPIEFKAGQFAELAVPGIGEAPFTPSSSQYDKEKMEFTIMKVGRLTSALFNLKPGDTVGVRGPYGKPYPVEKFKGKEIFIVGGGVGFAPLRALFLTLLHKIEDYKKIYIRYGARTPDDIIYKQFIPEWSKLDKVDIKMSVDVGTKDWSASGGKVGVVTVLLDEIPVSITDSSVIVCGPPIMIKFVTKKLLELGFPGSNIYLSMESNMSCGIGQCNHCRIGELYSCKDGPVFTWDQIKHIKDPFI from the coding sequence ATGAAAACACCATACGAAGTAAATACAACTAAATTAATAAGTGTCGTAGACGAGAGTTCGACGATACGAACTTTTAGATTAGAACCCAAACCAATAGAATTTAAAGCAGGACAATTTGCCGAACTTGCCGTGCCGGGAATCGGGGAAGCACCATTTACGCCATCATCTTCACAATATGATAAAGAAAAAATGGAATTTACGATAATGAAAGTTGGAAGACTGACGTCGGCGCTTTTCAACCTGAAACCGGGTGATACGGTGGGAGTTCGAGGGCCTTACGGGAAACCTTATCCTGTTGAGAAATTCAAAGGGAAAGAAATTTTTATCGTAGGTGGAGGAGTAGGGTTTGCGCCGCTGAGAGCGCTGTTTCTAACGCTTCTTCATAAGATTGAAGATTACAAAAAAATATATATAAGATATGGAGCGAGAACTCCGGATGATATTATATATAAACAATTTATACCGGAATGGAGTAAACTTGATAAAGTAGATATTAAAATGTCAGTGGATGTCGGAACTAAAGATTGGTCCGCCTCAGGCGGAAAAGTCGGGGTAGTAACTGTGTTGCTTGATGAGATTCCTGTAAGCATAACGGACTCTTCGGTTATAGTGTGTGGACCGCCGATAATGATTAAATTCGTTACGAAAAAATTATTAGAATTGGGATTTCCCGGAAGTAATATATACTTGTCAATGGAATCTAATATGTCTTGCGGAATAGGTCAATGTAATCACTGTAGGATTGGTGAATTATACTCGTGTAAAGATGGTCCGGTTTTTACGTGGGACCAAATAAAACATATAAAAGACCCCTTTATATAA
- a CDS encoding T9SS type A sorting domain-containing protein, with translation MHKLLITYFFLTLLTASQITKAQTPDTLWTRTYLGYGRSVCQLKDSGFVTAGYVYTGGPYNIYLIKTNPNGDKLWEKTYGGSTYKYGYSVCQTKDDGFVIAGSNPSDIYLLKTDSNGDTLWTRAYGSGCGYSVCQTADSGLAIVGFTDSFGDINGDVYLIKTNPNGDTLWTKTYGGSSEDLGCSVSQTVDGGFIIVGRTMSFGAGNYDVYLIRTDSSGDTLWTRTYGGSGSDEGSSVQQTFDDGYIVTGRTFSFSTGKNIYLIKTNSNGDTLWTRAFNGSESHSVCQTTDSGFVIAGARSGFYFIKVNANGDILWTKNYGGGANGIGYSVQQTYDEGLIVAGCISYYSYLVRIICNPRTNEFINPSFDMTPWDTGWVKYTHMDSSIAGNGHAMATSVIQASNSAVSPPRSCNLRTLISCGHDGGTYGEAYANASASINQTFKPISNCLIKASVIDTSWGVEGNGYSDICIYINGNWEEIYRHYSATTWAEICTTVIGPVSGIRFSSYSYGGFTATSGWSAYAYNNFYIDDIQITEVGVEEQSNIETPSTTLRASPNPFVGITNIKWSAFSEKEKKIRIYDISGKLLEETKNNIIGKDLKSGIYFVKVDGYKPIKVVKTSYLK, from the coding sequence ATGCATAAACTTTTGATAACATACTTTTTTCTCACTTTACTTACAGCTTCTCAAATTACAAAAGCGCAAACGCCGGACACGCTCTGGACAAGGACTTATTTGGGTTACGGTCGTTCTGTATGCCAGCTAAAAGATAGTGGATTTGTAACAGCAGGTTATGTATATACCGGAGGTCCTTATAACATTTATCTTATAAAGACAAATCCTAATGGTGATAAATTATGGGAAAAAACTTACGGCGGGAGTACCTACAAATATGGTTATTCTGTATGCCAAACTAAAGATGACGGTTTTGTAATAGCAGGTTCAAATCCTTCGGATATTTATCTCCTAAAAACAGATTCAAATGGGGATACCTTATGGACAAGAGCTTATGGTAGCGGCTGTGGTTATTCTGTATGTCAAACTGCAGACAGTGGACTTGCAATAGTAGGTTTTACAGATTCTTTCGGCGATATCAATGGGGATGTTTATCTCATAAAAACAAATCCCAATGGGGATACCTTGTGGACAAAAACTTATGGTGGAAGTAGCGAAGATTTGGGCTGTTCGGTTTCGCAAACAGTGGACGGCGGATTTATAATTGTAGGAAGGACAATGTCTTTCGGGGCAGGCAATTATGATGTTTATTTAATCAGAACGGATTCTTCGGGCGATACACTATGGACAAGGACTTATGGCGGTTCAGGTTCGGATGAGGGGAGTTCGGTTCAGCAGACCTTTGATGATGGATACATTGTAACGGGGAGGACATTTTCTTTTAGCACCGGCAAGAACATTTATCTAATAAAAACAAATTCCAATGGGGACACCTTATGGACAAGGGCATTTAATGGCTCTGAAAGCCACTCTGTATGCCAGACTACAGACAGCGGGTTTGTAATAGCAGGAGCTCGGTCCGGTTTTTATTTTATAAAGGTAAATGCCAATGGGGACATTTTGTGGACAAAAAATTATGGCGGTGGGGCCAATGGGATAGGTTATTCCGTCCAACAAACTTATGATGAGGGGCTTATAGTTGCAGGTTGTATTTCTTATTATAGTTATCTTGTAAGGATTATATGTAATCCGAGGACAAATGAATTTATAAATCCTAGTTTTGATATGACGCCGTGGGATACGGGATGGGTGAAATATACACACATGGATTCAAGCATTGCGGGGAATGGACATGCAATGGCAACTTCTGTGATTCAAGCAAGTAATTCTGCTGTCTCCCCGCCACGAAGCTGTAACTTAAGAACACTTATTTCTTGCGGGCATGACGGTGGAACATATGGAGAGGCATACGCTAATGCTTCGGCATCAATAAATCAAACGTTTAAGCCAATTTCAAATTGCTTAATTAAAGCATCTGTAATAGATACTAGCTGGGGCGTAGAAGGTAATGGATATTCGGATATTTGTATTTATATAAATGGCAATTGGGAAGAGATTTATCGTCATTATTCTGCGACTACTTGGGCAGAAATATGTACTACCGTAATAGGTCCCGTCAGTGGCATACGCTTTTCTTCTTATTCTTATGGAGGGTTTACGGCTACATCGGGTTGGTCAGCATATGCGTACAATAATTTTTATATAGACGATATCCAGATTACGGAGGTCGGGGTGGAAGAACAGTCGAATATCGAAACCCCTTCGACTACGCTCAGGGCAAGTCCGAATCCGTTTGTGGGGATCACAAACATAAAGTGGTCAGCGTTCAGTGAAAAGGAAAAGAAAATAAGGATTTATGATATAAGCGGGAAGTTATTGGAAGAAACCAAAAATAATATTATAGGGAAAGACCTGAAGAGCGGAATTTATTTTGTGAAAGTGGACGGGTATAAGCCGATAAAGGTAGTAAAGACATCTTATTTAAAGTAG
- a CDS encoding methyltransferase domain-containing protein produces MKKIIVKSLSNMGYSVSKIKKEDMDLYYQIYDKKDIEEKKFYNIGAGAFRHPAWTNIDYYSEWFKENKIDISFNLLECKPLPLDDNSANIFYSSHTVEHITDKSAQNIFNEIYRTLKKEGYARLTTVDIDLCYKAVLNNDIHFWQREREMYSDKKNMDTVKIAIPMGRASIRQLFLFSFASQTSLLHIDKNTYKISDKEFNEIFSKFTYEKALDYCKSKCNIELQSKYPGNHINWWNKDKLSRMLQFAGFKKIYLSGYGQSFCPVLRNTTYFDNSRPNYSIYVEARK; encoded by the coding sequence ATGAAAAAAATTATTGTTAAGAGTTTGTCTAATATGGGATATTCCGTATCAAAAATAAAAAAAGAAGATATGGATTTATATTATCAAATTTATGATAAAAAAGATATTGAAGAAAAAAAGTTTTACAACATAGGCGCGGGAGCGTTCAGGCATCCTGCGTGGACAAACATTGATTATTATTCGGAATGGTTTAAAGAAAACAAAATAGATATCAGTTTTAATTTGTTAGAATGCAAACCGCTTCCGCTAGATGATAATTCCGCAAATATTTTTTATTCAAGTCATACGGTTGAACACATAACTGATAAATCGGCGCAAAATATTTTCAATGAAATATACAGGACATTAAAAAAAGAAGGATATGCACGATTAACAACCGTAGATATTGATTTGTGCTATAAAGCAGTTTTGAATAATGATATTCATTTCTGGCAAAGAGAAAGAGAGATGTATAGTGATAAAAAAAATATGGACACAGTAAAAATAGCAATCCCAATGGGAAGGGCGTCTATCAGACAATTGTTTTTATTTAGTTTTGCATCACAAACGTCATTGTTACATATTGATAAAAATACATACAAAATTAGTGATAAAGAGTTTAACGAAATATTTTCAAAGTTTACATACGAAAAGGCTTTAGATTACTGTAAATCCAAATGCAACATTGAATTACAAAGCAAATATCCCGGCAATCATATTAATTGGTGGAACAAAGACAAGTTATCCCGGATGTTACAATTTGCGGGTTTTAAGAAAATTTATTTATCGGGATATGGACAAAGTTTTTGTCCTGTTTTAAGAAACACAACATATTTTGATAATAGCCGTCCCAATTATTCCATATATGTAGAAGCAAGGAAATAG
- a CDS encoding PQQ-binding-like beta-propeller repeat protein — translation MKKNIGRSTLTVIFSALFVGQTIFADVWPGYHNTQQRTGLSTNYGPDCCSTACDIDIQFSLASPVIDGANQKVYMQGAVGPSGPWNLWCIDANNCSIKWTYLLSDSMPTNGLIIHSSCAIYGDSLIYVGSPADSTFYCIDSSGAYKWKYKTGDRIRPSPAVSSDGSVIYTMSDDGYLYAINSDSTLKWKTLTTASSSKYSSPTLSPDDSTVYVGSYNNKLYAIKADSGSIKWSYVTGDEVRTSPAIGIYTDTATLITDTIIYVTSYTGRLYAVKQDGILKWSRVLGGNANSSPALDVGRGMIYIGSDSTTNNRLNALNMSDGTIKWRMALAGGSRYSSPAIASPNNLIYIGDASNTINIIANWVDSGVMVCQKTYDWPITSPVIGADTSIWFNGYSYLHKIKCWAAPSSIEENKLDFKINSGKNWPNPFSTKTRISFALPEKSFVNLDIYDITGKLVKTLSGNYASGQHSIIWDAKDNRSNKIKTGIYLCRLKTNSYSVTRKITVIK, via the coding sequence ATGAAAAAAAATATCGGACGTTCTACTTTAACAGTAATATTTTCGGCACTTTTTGTCGGTCAAACAATTTTCGCAGATGTTTGGCCCGGTTATCATAACACCCAACAACGAACAGGGCTAAGTACAAATTATGGCCCGGACTGCTGTTCTACAGCTTGTGACATAGATATCCAGTTTAGTCTCGCTTCTCCTGTCATAGATGGAGCAAACCAAAAAGTATATATGCAGGGCGCAGTCGGACCCTCAGGCCCCTGGAATCTTTGGTGTATAGATGCTAACAATTGCTCGATTAAATGGACATACCTTTTAAGCGATTCAATGCCTACAAATGGATTAATAATACACTCTTCCTGCGCTATATATGGAGACAGCCTTATTTATGTCGGCAGTCCTGCAGACAGCACTTTTTATTGTATTGACTCGTCCGGCGCATATAAGTGGAAATACAAAACCGGTGATAGAATACGTCCGTCTCCTGCCGTTTCTTCGGATGGTTCGGTAATATATACTATGTCTGATGACGGATATCTTTATGCAATAAATTCGGACAGCACGCTGAAATGGAAAACTTTAACAACCGCAAGCTCTTCCAAATATTCTTCTCCAACGCTCTCTCCGGACGATAGTACCGTATATGTAGGCTCTTATAATAACAAACTTTACGCTATAAAAGCAGATAGTGGTTCCATAAAATGGAGTTATGTAACGGGCGATGAAGTACGCACCTCTCCTGCTATCGGAATATATACGGATACCGCAACTTTAATAACGGATACCATTATATATGTAACTTCCTACACCGGCAGACTTTATGCGGTAAAACAGGATGGAATCTTGAAATGGAGTCGTGTATTAGGCGGAAATGCCAATTCCTCGCCGGCTTTAGACGTGGGAAGAGGAATGATTTATATCGGTTCGGATTCAACTACAAATAATCGCCTTAATGCACTTAATATGTCTGACGGCACGATAAAGTGGAGAATGGCTCTTGCCGGAGGTTCCAGATATTCCTCTCCTGCAATTGCTTCCCCGAATAATTTGATTTATATAGGGGATGCTTCTAATACAATTAATATCATAGCAAATTGGGTGGATTCAGGAGTGATGGTATGTCAAAAAACTTATGATTGGCCAATTACTTCCCCCGTTATAGGCGCAGATACAAGTATTTGGTTTAACGGGTATTCCTATCTGCATAAAATTAAATGCTGGGCAGCGCCATCTTCCATAGAAGAAAACAAACTTGATTTTAAAATAAATTCCGGAAAAAACTGGCCGAATCCTTTCTCTACCAAAACAAGAATATCTTTTGCCCTTCCTGAAAAATCCTTTGTCAACCTCGACATATACGATATAACGGGGAAATTGGTTAAAACGTTGTCCGGCAATTATGCTTCAGGTCAGCACTCAATAATCTGGGACGCTAAAGATAATCGCAGTAATAAAATAAAAACCGGAATATACCTTTGCAGATTGAAAACTAACTCCTACTCGGTTACACGCAAAATCACCGTAATAAAATAA
- a CDS encoding C25 family cysteine peptidase, which translates to MNILIFLIISLQGRVLDAGKISTQALNQHQEMLPTQKNSTLGNASHTNTRQTRMSVLPLQEKKARMPVLQDNGIRLISSSSAGCVFEVSEPTAEYKGSSLEEKNPNGKQARMPVLQSQNTTLADTQFVLVGVPPTGNVTVDGGVLVDTVWIRRHRIAKVMVLPDGNKKQVRVHWNNARENPGLSETNSIEDILKTYVVNYETSKYWLAKPDVELFSESKESPGICKILVDSEGVYKIKYSDVINVAPEIATANPQTIKITHNGLELPIFVQGEDDGVFYTDDWIEFYAKPVSGEKSYLNLYTYTNVYWLSIGGQKGARMVNKSGIPRQGTIPSSYPFSIHFEIDSIFAVFKLYPDTIAPWFWASFDKKHSFNLNTPAPIDSGNCGIKIDLQTYGGPGNLKIYLNNNLINTTYFASTPGLQKIINISTPQSLLKESNVLTFEPNGGGIVVYLNSIDINYLKSYVSQGGKIKFTPPSTGRHKFQLTGFKNPDIFVWQPGTAFISGGKVDTLDSTYTFSFEDTYSDSTFYAAQDYVMQPILEKGSTANLRSPSNTADYIIITSPKLYDCAVRYASWEETKGFTCKIVEVQDIYDEFNYGIPYNMAIKEFLKYAYNHWAKPPVYVLLLGDASYDHRNIARFDEDIVPTISIFDMYYILIPSDNMYACVSGTDPIPDMLIGRLPVKNTGEFEIVFNKLQRQFSFSDWRRNLIFTSMETGENPIAATNQLIELIAPEYKIEKLYYPTDGAQAELVDLINKGASFLNYIGHSGPREWSGGLLWNEAIPGLMNVERLPFVSMLGCYNAIFDMPGEHYMGENFILAPGGAFAYWGSSGSSYLRDKGLVEGPLLKAIESPNNTVGELVFNGIMRCFTNSPVVKSIEQQTLFGDPGSNFSLPQKLSLSILPTSFTAGETCSVNGSLSSTINGEAIITLCVNDTIEITKIKTTATNGNFSARFYLPDTINLPMNKGKMFAYIYNGNTDFVTVTDFSINRTNIIISTMPELPTHNDSVYVRAKIFDPTGIRLVKCNWGISPPPWNQINMELDTSGYFITESPIPNQLPDSIVSLQVYVENNDGEAFTEVDSYKVASLPDIEAIKSKIELYGTKSVLLNIPILNSGDENTDSFDVIVYAIDSLNDTFLLWKSLLSLKGKETQNIDVPWDMKKGSIFIFIDSANVIEESDDINNIIPKTVMSVKLFNANVLQGTKGWCTSTDNRLKCLVSPYGVSDSTVLEIRSDTSGEFLALRQEGVNILKDITITMPNYDSLSKPAVHRWCEEYKQWVVVNAGTIAYTRKLGLFTLLERIDTLAPEITLDIPDSSEFIISGQEMPLKINAIIKDKDGVDILDKGIVIEHDTVLGAHDTISRNLYTYPTEDNSLYAVPLIFQSSIGVGKHTFFFIAYDLQGNKTTKRVVIVVKPIYAPSKSYCWGNYPNPVKGDRTEFRFGFTDVPDICQVRIYTLSGKLVKTLIPSGLSKDISIVWDLRADNGTLCGNDVYFYKVFSRQGKVIIEKLMKLVILR; encoded by the coding sequence ATGAATATACTTATATTTCTTATAATAAGTTTGCAGGGTAGGGTTTTAGATGCGGGTAAAATAAGTACGCAGGCGTTAAATCAGCATCAGGAGATGCTTCCCACACAAAAGAATTCAACATTGGGAAATGCCTCCCACACAAACACCCGACAGACAAGAATGTCTGTCCTACCACTGCAAGAAAAAAAGGCAAGGATGCCTGTTCTACAAGATAATGGGATTCGTTTAATTTCATCAAGTTCTGCGGGGTGTGTGTTTGAAGTTTCAGAACCTACGGCAGAATATAAAGGTTCAAGCTTAGAAGAGAAAAATCCAAACGGCAAACAGGCAAGGATGCCTGTTCTACAATCACAAAATACGACATTAGCAGATACGCAATTTGTTCTTGTTGGAGTTCCGCCGACGGGAAATGTTACGGTAGACGGAGGTGTATTAGTTGATACGGTTTGGATTAGAAGACACCGCATAGCAAAGGTTATGGTTCTCCCGGATGGGAATAAAAAGCAGGTACGCGTTCATTGGAATAACGCGAGAGAAAATCCCGGATTATCGGAAACAAATTCCATAGAAGATATTTTAAAAACCTACGTAGTAAACTACGAAACCTCAAAATACTGGTTAGCTAAGCCGGACGTTGAATTATTTTCCGAAAGTAAAGAATCTCCCGGAATATGCAAGATTCTTGTTGATTCGGAAGGTGTATACAAAATAAAGTATTCGGATGTTATTAACGTAGCGCCGGAAATTGCAACTGCAAACCCGCAAACGATAAAAATCACTCACAACGGGCTTGAGCTTCCTATATTCGTTCAAGGGGAAGATGATGGAGTTTTTTACACCGATGACTGGATTGAATTTTATGCCAAGCCTGTATCGGGAGAAAAATCATACTTAAATTTATACACTTATACAAACGTATACTGGTTGAGTATTGGCGGGCAGAAAGGCGCAAGAATGGTCAACAAGAGCGGAATTCCGAGGCAGGGAACGATTCCTTCAAGTTATCCGTTTTCAATACATTTTGAAATAGACAGCATTTTTGCAGTTTTCAAGTTATATCCTGATACGATTGCACCGTGGTTCTGGGCAAGTTTCGATAAGAAACATAGTTTTAATTTAAATACGCCGGCTCCTATAGATTCGGGGAATTGCGGCATTAAAATTGATTTGCAGACATATGGTGGTCCCGGAAATTTAAAAATATATTTAAATAACAATTTAATAAATACTACATATTTTGCGAGCACCCCGGGCTTACAAAAAATTATAAATATATCGACTCCGCAATCTCTTTTGAAAGAATCAAACGTTCTTACTTTTGAGCCGAACGGAGGTGGAATTGTAGTATATTTAAATTCCATTGATATAAATTATTTAAAGTCTTATGTTTCGCAAGGAGGAAAAATAAAGTTCACGCCTCCATCTACGGGCAGGCACAAATTCCAATTAACAGGTTTCAAGAACCCGGATATTTTCGTATGGCAACCGGGAACGGCATTTATAAGCGGCGGGAAGGTTGACACGCTGGATTCGACTTATACTTTTAGTTTTGAAGACACCTATTCGGACAGCACTTTTTATGCAGCGCAAGATTACGTAATGCAGCCGATTTTAGAAAAAGGCAGCACGGCAAATCTTCGCAGTCCGTCAAATACGGCAGATTACATTATCATAACGTCTCCGAAACTTTATGACTGCGCGGTTCGTTATGCAAGCTGGGAAGAGACAAAGGGATTCACATGCAAGATAGTAGAAGTCCAGGACATATATGATGAATTTAATTATGGAATTCCATACAATATGGCGATAAAAGAATTTTTAAAGTATGCATATAACCACTGGGCGAAGCCGCCTGTTTATGTGTTATTGCTTGGAGATGCTAGTTATGACCACAGGAATATTGCCAGGTTTGACGAGGACATAGTGCCAACCATATCCATATTCGATATGTATTATATTCTCATCCCTTCCGACAATATGTATGCCTGTGTAAGCGGGACAGACCCCATACCGGATATGTTAATAGGACGATTGCCCGTTAAAAACACCGGTGAGTTTGAAATCGTATTCAACAAATTGCAGAGACAGTTTTCTTTTTCGGACTGGCGCAGGAATCTTATATTCACAAGTATGGAAACGGGAGAAAATCCAATAGCGGCAACGAATCAACTTATCGAATTAATTGCACCCGAATACAAAATAGAGAAGCTGTATTACCCTACAGACGGCGCACAAGCAGAACTCGTAGATTTAATTAACAAAGGGGCAAGCTTTTTAAATTATATCGGACACAGCGGTCCGCGGGAATGGAGCGGAGGGCTTTTATGGAACGAAGCAATACCGGGACTAATGAATGTCGAAAGATTGCCTTTCGTATCTATGCTTGGCTGTTATAACGCAATCTTTGATATGCCGGGCGAACATTATATGGGAGAAAATTTCATACTGGCGCCGGGTGGGGCATTTGCATACTGGGGTTCTTCGGGCAGTTCATATTTGCGGGACAAAGGATTGGTAGAAGGGCCGTTGTTAAAGGCTATTGAAAGTCCAAACAATACTGTAGGCGAATTAGTTTTTAACGGAATAATGCGTTGTTTTACAAACAGTCCGGTAGTAAAATCCATAGAGCAGCAAACATTATTTGGGGATCCGGGAAGCAATTTTTCCCTTCCACAGAAACTAAGTCTTTCTATTTTACCAACTTCTTTCACGGCAGGAGAAACGTGTTCTGTAAACGGGAGTCTTTCGTCCACAATAAACGGGGAAGCGATTATTACTTTATGCGTAAACGATACTATAGAAATCACAAAAATAAAAACTACGGCTACTAACGGGAATTTTAGCGCGCGATTTTATTTGCCGGATACAATTAACCTGCCAATGAATAAGGGGAAAATGTTTGCATATATATACAACGGGAATACGGATTTCGTTACAGTAACAGATTTTTCCATAAACAGAACAAACATAATAATATCCACAATGCCGGAGTTACCAACGCATAACGATTCGGTTTATGTAAGGGCGAAAATCTTTGACCCAACAGGGATTAGGTTAGTAAAGTGCAACTGGGGAATATCGCCACCACCGTGGAACCAGATAAATATGGAACTCGACACATCAGGTTATTTTATTACAGAAAGTCCTATTCCGAACCAGCTTCCGGACAGTATTGTAAGCTTACAGGTTTATGTTGAAAACAATGACGGAGAAGCATTTACAGAAGTTGATTCATATAAAGTGGCATCCTTACCTGATATAGAAGCGATTAAGTCCAAGATAGAATTATACGGCACAAAATCAGTTTTATTAAACATTCCTATACTAAATAGCGGAGACGAAAACACGGATTCGTTTGACGTAATAGTTTATGCAATAGATTCATTGAATGATACTTTTTTATTATGGAAATCTCTTTTATCGTTAAAGGGGAAAGAAACGCAAAACATAGATGTTCCTTGGGATATGAAGAAAGGTAGCATATTTATTTTTATAGATTCGGCTAATGTAATTGAGGAAAGTGACGATATAAATAATATTATTCCCAAAACCGTAATGTCGGTGAAATTATTCAATGCCAACGTTTTACAGGGAACAAAAGGCTGGTGTACCAGTACTGACAATCGCCTGAAATGTCTTGTATCGCCTTACGGGGTTTCGGATTCTACGGTTCTTGAAATCCGAAGCGACACGTCCGGGGAATTTTTAGCGCTAAGACAAGAAGGAGTAAACATACTTAAAGATATAACGATAACAATGCCTAACTATGATTCGTTATCAAAACCTGCCGTTCATAGGTGGTGCGAAGAATACAAACAGTGGGTAGTAGTGAATGCCGGGACAATAGCATATACAAGAAAATTAGGATTATTCACACTTTTAGAGAGAATAGACACATTGGCTCCCGAAATAACTCTTGATATCCCGGACAGCAGTGAGTTTATAATTTCAGGGCAAGAAATGCCATTAAAAATAAATGCCATAATAAAAGATAAAGATGGTGTAGATATTTTAGATAAAGGAATTGTCATTGAACACGATACGGTTTTGGGCGCGCACGATACGATTTCCCGTAATTTATACACTTATCCGACGGAAGACAATAGTTTATACGCAGTGCCGTTGATTTTCCAATCAAGCATAGGTGTAGGGAAGCATACTTTCTTTTTTATAGCTTATGATTTGCAAGGGAATAAAACGACTAAGAGAGTTGTAATCGTTGTTAAACCAATATATGCGCCGAGCAAATCTTATTGTTGGGGAAACTATCCAAATCCGGTAAAAGGCGATAGGACAGAATTTAGGTTCGGATTCACGGACGTACCGGATATATGCCAGGTAAGAATATATACCTTATCGGGGAAACTCGTAAAGACTCTTATTCCTTCAGGTCTAAGCAAGGACATATCTATTGTATGGGACTTGCGGGCAGATAACGGGACATTGTGCGGGAATGACGTATACTTCTATAAAGTATTTTCGAGACAGGGGAAAGTGATAATTGAGAAACTAATGAAACTTGTAATACTAAGATAA